Genomic segment of Elusimicrobiota bacterium:
TGAGAAGGACAAGTCGCGATTTCTTTCCGGGGTTCGATGGGGAGAAACCCTGGGATCGCCCATTACCTTTCAGATCGAAAATAAAGATTGGGAGAATTGGGAAAAGATCATGTCGGTGGAAGCGGAAGACAAACAAGAGAAATTTCGCCTCACCCGTCCCCGTCCGGGCCACGCCGATTTGGTGGGATGCTTGAAATTTGACCGAAAGGACACTCGGGACATATTGGAACGCGCGTCCGCCCGGGAAACCGCGGCGCGAACCGCTGTCAGTGCCGTGTGCCGAAAACTTTTGGAAGAATTGGGTGTCCGGGTCTATTCTTGGGTTGAGGAAATTGGTGGAATTGTGGCACACACGGCCGACCTTTCCCCAGAGGAAGCTTTTTCCCGGGCGGAAAAGTCGTCGGTGCGGTGTCCGGATAAGAAAGCCGAAGAGAAAATGGTGGACGCCATCAAGGACGCAAAAGCCAACGGGGACACGTTGGGGGGCGTTTACACGGTTATGGCTACCGGATGCCCGGTGGGGCTTGGCAATCACACCCAATGGGACCTGAAATTGGACGGGAGGTTGGCCCAGGCCATCCTTTCTATTCAGGCGCACAAGGGCGTTGAAATGGGTCGTGGTTTTGACATGGCTCGTCGCAAAGGGTCCGAGCTCCATGACGAAATCTTTTACAAGGAAGGCCGCGGTTTTTATCGTGAAGGCAACAACGCCGGTGGCATTGAAGGCGGCATGACGAACGGGGAACCCATCGTGATTCGTGCGGCGGTCAAACCTTTGGCGTCTCTCCGCAAACCCCTTCGTTCCGTTAACATCATGACGAAGGCCGAGATGACGGCGGAAATTGTTCGTTCGGATGTCTGTCCCGTGGCCAGCGCCGCTGTGATTGGCGAGGCCGTAACGGCTATTGCCTTGGCCCAGGCCATGAAAGAAAAATTCGGGTCGGACTCCCTTCGGGAAATGCAAGATCACCTCACCCGGTACAAGGAACACGTCCTTCGGTTCTAATGCAAGCTCGGGTGCTAATTCAATTTCTCAGACGAGTCCCCCTCTCCCGCGGGCGGGAGAGGGATGTGTTTCCTCTTGCTTTCCCTTCATTCGTTCGCCCTCTTTCGTGAATATTGTTTTGACCGGATTTATGGCAACAGGCAAATCCGTGGTGGGCCAGTTGCTGGCCCATCGGTTGGGCTGGGCTTTTTTTGATACAGACGATCTGATTGAAAAACAAACGGGTCATTCGATTGCCGATCTTTTCGCGAAGGGGGGGGAACCCGCCTTCCGTGATTTGGAGGCCCAAACGGTTTCCTTGGTTTCCCTCATGGACAAGGCGGTGATTGCCACGGGGGGCGGCGTGCCTCTTCGAAAATCCAATATGGATGAACTGGAGAGGAATGGGCGGGTTTTCCTTTTGACGGCGTCTCCCGAAACTCTTGTTCGTCGACTGGATTTGGCCTCCGTCCCTCGTCCCCTTCTGATGGGGGCGACTCCCCTTGATCGTGTGCGGGAACTTTTGAACGAACGCCGGGCTTCCTATTCCCGGTGTCAAGAAACCATTGAGACCGACTTTTTAACAGACCAACAGGTTGCGGACAAAATTGCGGATCGAGCTTTAAAGGTGGGGCTCTTGTGAAACGAATTCGAATGTCATTGAGCGGGGGCCGGAGTCCTGCAATTGTGGTGGGGGCTCGATTGGAAAATATGGGCCGCGCGTTGGCTCCTCTTATTTCCGGACGGCGCGCCCTGGTTGTTAGCTCGGCTCCCATCGCGCGACTTTATGGGGAGCGCCTGTTGGGAGGACTTCGTAAGGACGGTTTTACCCCCACGCTCGCCCTGATTCCAGATGGCGAATCCCACAAAACATTGGCTGTGGTCCAACGGCTTTACCAAAGGGCTCTGGCGGCTCGTTTGGATCGGGGATCGGTGTTGATGGCACTGGGCGGTGGAGTGGTTGGGGATGTGGCTGGGTTTGTGGCGGCCACCTATATGCGGGGGATTCCCTTTGTTCAGTGCCCCACCACTCTGTTGGCGATGGTGGACGCTTCGATCGGTGGGAAAACGGGGGTGGACCTTCCCCAAGGGAAAAACCTCGTGGGGGCCTTTTGGCAACCGATAGGTGTTTGGATGGATCTCACCACATTGACGACGTTGCCCGACCGGCAGTGGCGTACCGGTCTCGCCGAAATTATTAAATACGGGATCATCGCGGACCCTGAAATCCTTGAGATTTTGGAAAAAATTGATCTCCCTGTTTTAAAAAAGAACATGCGCGTTTTGGAATCCTTGGTGGCCCGTTCGGCGGCCATTAAGGCGGATGTGGTATCCAAAGATGAGAAGGAACTGAGCGGTGTTCGGGCGACGTTAAACTTGGGACATACGTTTGGCCACGCGATTGAGTCCGTTTCCGGATACCGGGCCTATACCCATGGAGAAGCGGTGGCCATTGGTTTGTGTGCCGCGGCGCGGTTGGGGGAGCGTCTGGGCACGTTTCCCTTAAACGCTATTCCAAGGGTGGAATCTCTCGTGGCGCGGTGGGGCCTTCCGACCCGCGTTCATCGGCGTTTGCCCCGGTCGAAAATTTTGGCCGCCATGGCACGAGACAAGAAAACCGTGGATGGTGGATTTCGCTTTGTGGTCCCTGTTGGAATGGGCCGGGCCAAAGTGGTGGCCCAGGTTCCCCGGGACGATGTGTTTCAGACGTTAACGGAGGTCGGGTTATGAGAATTCCCAAAGGCACGCTTCCCGCGGCGGTGTTTCGTGAACGGCGGGAAAGGTTGCTGGAAGTTTTTGATCGAAAAAAAATTGACGCCTATTTTTTCTCTAGCGTGGCGGACCTGTATTACCTGACGGGGTTTCATTCGGAGGGATTTTACGGGTTGGTGACGGGGAAGGGCACTTGGCTTTTCGCCTCCGCCCTTTTGGCGGGGCAAGTTCGTGAAAACGCTCCGGGGTGTCGGTTGGTGATCGGCAAACGCCTTTCGTTCGCTGTGGCGGATCTTGCTAAAAAATACCGCCTTAAAACCCTGGGGTTTGACGCGGATCAACTGAATTTTCGTTTGGGGGATGTGTTGAAGAAGAAAGGTTTGGCCCCTTGTCCCAATCCCTTAGAAGAACTCCGGGCCATTAAGGGGGAAGAAGAGCTAAACCTCCTTCGGAAGGCCTGTCAGATTACCGCTCAGTCCGTTGCTTTTATCAAACCCCGTCTTCGCCCCGGGATGACCGAGAAAGAAATGGCCTGGGCCATCGAACAGCAATTTGTTAAGCGGGGCGCTCACGGGCTCGGGTTTGATCTGATTGCCGCGGTGGGGGTTCATACGTCTCTCCCCCATCACATCCCGGGAGACGCGATCTTGAAGGCCAACACCCCGGTTCTGTTCGACGTGGGATGCCGCGTGGGGGCCTATCGGTCCGACTTGACCCGCTCGTTCTTTTACGGTAAAATTCCTTCGAGTTACCGACGGATCTTTGACGTTGTTTTGGCGGCTCAGGCCGCAGGTATTTCGAAAGTGCGGCCGGGGGCCACCGGAGGTGAAGTGGACGCCGCCACCCGGGGCGTTATTTCCAAGGCAGGTTACGGGCGGACCTTTGTTCACAGCACGGGCCATGGGGTGGGTATCGATATTCATGAACCCCCTTGGATTCGGCCCAAAAGCCCAGACGTTCTTGCGGCCAATATGCTCTTGACCGTTGAACCGGGGATCTATTTGCCGGGCCGGTTTGGGGTTCGGATTGAAGACACGCTTCGTGTTTCTCCCACCGGACACGAAATACTGACACAAGTTTAACACTATCTTTCTCTAGGGGAGCGGTCTATGATCAGTACATCGGATATGGGGAACGGCACTGTTTTTGAACATGAGGGTGTCGTCTATCAGATCGTTTGGTTTCAGCACCACAAACCCGGGAAGGGAGGTGCTATGCTCCGGGTGAAAATTCGGAACGTCCGAACGGGTGCCACGATTGAGCGCACCTTTAAGTCGGGTGAGCGGTTTAAGGAACTCTCCCTCTCACGGAAACCCATGCAGTACCTTTACGCGGAAGGGGACAATTTTACATTTATGGATCCCAAAACCTTCGATCAGGTTCCCGTGCCGAAAGAAAAATTGGGTGACTCCCATCGATTCCTTACGGAAAACATGGACGTGCAGGCTCTTTACCTTGAAGAAGAATTTTTAGGTGTGGATCTTCCCACCAGCGTGGCTTTAAAGGTGGAAAGCACTGTCCCAGGGGTGAAAGGTGATTCCGTGTCCAACATGGTGAAGCCGGCCACTCTGGAAAACAAGATGGAAGTGATGGTCCCTCTTTTTATTAAAGAAGGGGAGTCCATCCTGGTGGACACCCGAACCAGCGAATATTTGAGCCGCGTATGAAAAACCGCGTGAACGGAGAAGAAGCGCCTCCGACGTTAGAGGAATTGCTCGCATTTGCCGCTGAGTCGGGGTTGTCTGAAGTGATATGGGAAAAGGAGGGGCGGCGTCTGGCGTTTAAGAGGACGTTGGCGCCGGTGGTTCCCGCACCGACCGATTTGTCTTTGGAGAAATCTGCCCCTCTGGAGCCGTTGGTCCATCCCGTCAAATCCCCCATGGTGGGGACTTTTTTCCGTGCACCGAAAGGCCGGCCTCCCCTTGTGGTGGAAGGCGATGAGGTGTCGCCGGGTCAACGGCTGGGGATGGTGGAAGCCATGCAGGTCCCGAAAGATGTCGTGGCCGACGTGAAGGGCCGAATCGTTCGTGTTTTGGTGGAAAACGCGCATTCGGTGGAATACGGTCAACCACTTTTTGAGATCGAAAAATCCGAGGGGGCCTGATGTTTAAGAAAATTTTGATCGCCAATCGAGGGGAGATCGCGGTGCGTGTGGTTCGCGCGTGCCGGGAGCTGGGGATTCGTACGGTGGCTGTCCATTCCGACATCGATCGGGAATCCCTTCATGTTCGATTTGCCGACGAGTCCGTTTGCATCGGGCCTGGGCCCGCTGGGGAAAGTTATTTAAATATCCCCGCTATTATATCGGCCGCCGAAATAACGGGCGCTGACGCCATTCACCCCGGGTATGGCTTTTTGTCGGAAAACACTCATTTCGCTGAAGTGTGCGAAAGCTGTCACATCACCTTCATCGGACCTTCCAAAGATGCCCTTCGTAAAATGGGAGACAAGGCCGAGGCCCGGAAAATCATGGGCGATTACGGTGTTCCCATTATCCCAGGAACGAAGGGATGTATTGATGTCAACGATAAGGATTTGCATAAAATCGCCAAAAAAATCGGTTACCCGATTTTAGTGAAAGCCAAGGCCGGAGGCGGGGGAAAAG
This window contains:
- the aroC gene encoding chorismate synthase; protein product: MIRYATAGESHGPSLTAILEGIPAGVPVTESYVNQELSRRQYSFGRGERLQYIEKDKSRFLSGVRWGETLGSPITFQIENKDWENWEKIMSVEAEDKQEKFRLTRPRPGHADLVGCLKFDRKDTRDILERASARETAARTAVSAVCRKLLEELGVRVYSWVEEIGGIVAHTADLSPEEAFSRAEKSSVRCPDKKAEEKMVDAIKDAKANGDTLGGVYTVMATGCPVGLGNHTQWDLKLDGRLAQAILSIQAHKGVEMGRGFDMARRKGSELHDEIFYKEGRGFYREGNNAGGIEGGMTNGEPIVIRAAVKPLASLRKPLRSVNIMTKAEMTAEIVRSDVCPVASAAVIGEAVTAIALAQAMKEKFGSDSLREMQDHLTRYKEHVLRF
- a CDS encoding shikimate kinase — translated: MATGKSVVGQLLAHRLGWAFFDTDDLIEKQTGHSIADLFAKGGEPAFRDLEAQTVSLVSLMDKAVIATGGGVPLRKSNMDELERNGRVFLLTASPETLVRRLDLASVPRPLLMGATPLDRVRELLNERRASYSRCQETIETDFLTDQQVADKIADRALKVGLL
- the aroB gene encoding 3-dehydroquinate synthase translates to MKRIRMSLSGGRSPAIVVGARLENMGRALAPLISGRRALVVSSAPIARLYGERLLGGLRKDGFTPTLALIPDGESHKTLAVVQRLYQRALAARLDRGSVLMALGGGVVGDVAGFVAATYMRGIPFVQCPTTLLAMVDASIGGKTGVDLPQGKNLVGAFWQPIGVWMDLTTLTTLPDRQWRTGLAEIIKYGIIADPEILEILEKIDLPVLKKNMRVLESLVARSAAIKADVVSKDEKELSGVRATLNLGHTFGHAIESVSGYRAYTHGEAVAIGLCAAARLGERLGTFPLNAIPRVESLVARWGLPTRVHRRLPRSKILAAMARDKKTVDGGFRFVVPVGMGRAKVVAQVPRDDVFQTLTEVGL
- a CDS encoding aminopeptidase P family protein gives rise to the protein MRIPKGTLPAAVFRERRERLLEVFDRKKIDAYFFSSVADLYYLTGFHSEGFYGLVTGKGTWLFASALLAGQVRENAPGCRLVIGKRLSFAVADLAKKYRLKTLGFDADQLNFRLGDVLKKKGLAPCPNPLEELRAIKGEEELNLLRKACQITAQSVAFIKPRLRPGMTEKEMAWAIEQQFVKRGAHGLGFDLIAAVGVHTSLPHHIPGDAILKANTPVLFDVGCRVGAYRSDLTRSFFYGKIPSSYRRIFDVVLAAQAAGISKVRPGATGGEVDAATRGVISKAGYGRTFVHSTGHGVGIDIHEPPWIRPKSPDVLAANMLLTVEPGIYLPGRFGVRIEDTLRVSPTGHEILTQV
- the efp gene encoding elongation factor P, which translates into the protein MISTSDMGNGTVFEHEGVVYQIVWFQHHKPGKGGAMLRVKIRNVRTGATIERTFKSGERFKELSLSRKPMQYLYAEGDNFTFMDPKTFDQVPVPKEKLGDSHRFLTENMDVQALYLEEEFLGVDLPTSVALKVESTVPGVKGDSVSNMVKPATLENKMEVMVPLFIKEGESILVDTRTSEYLSRV
- a CDS encoding acetyl-CoA carboxylase biotin carboxyl carrier protein (composes the biotin carboxyl carrier protein subunit of the acetyl-CoA carboxylase complex, the enzyme that catalyzes the carboxylation of acetyl-CoA to malonyl-CoA, which in turn controls the rate of fatty acid metabolism), which encodes MKNRVNGEEAPPTLEELLAFAAESGLSEVIWEKEGRRLAFKRTLAPVVPAPTDLSLEKSAPLEPLVHPVKSPMVGTFFRAPKGRPPLVVEGDEVSPGQRLGMVEAMQVPKDVVADVKGRIVRVLVENAHSVEYGQPLFEIEKSEGA